In Macadamia integrifolia cultivar HAES 741 chromosome 5, SCU_Mint_v3, whole genome shotgun sequence, a single window of DNA contains:
- the LOC122077843 gene encoding ubiquitin fusion degradation protein 1 homolog has protein sequence MFFEGYGYHGTSFEQTYHCYPASFIDKPQLESGDKIIMPPSALDRLASLHIDYPMLFELRNAAAERVSHCGVLEFIAEEGMIYMPYWMMENMLLQEGDTVRVKNVTLPKGTYVKLQPHTKDFLDISNPKAILETTLRNFSCLTTGDSIMVAYNNKKYYIDIIESKPSNAISIIETDCEVDFAPPLDYKEPERLAPSVPTSKAPAPVEEAVPEPKFNPFTGAGRRLDGKPLKNQPPPVSSPTSKNKQVGAANSGPPAVSTSQSTRQPQGKLVFGSTVNHGQKETQKQSSKDTKQEQVPKKEDPKFQAFTGKKYSLKG, from the exons CCTCAGTTGGAAAGTGGCGACAAGA TTATAATGCCTCCCTCAGCCCTTGACCGTCTTG CATCCCTTCATATTGATTATCCAATGTTGTTTGAGCTTCGGAATGCTGCTGCTGAGCGGGTTTCACATTGCGGTGTGCTGGAGTTCATCGCTGAAGAAGGCATGATATACATGCCATATTGG ATGATGGAAAACATGCTGTTACAAGAAGGAGACACTGTGCGGGTGAAAAACGTGACACTTCCAAAAGGGACATATGTAAAATTGCAGCCTCACACAAAGGACTTCTTAGATATCTCCAACCCAAAAGCCAT CTTGGAGACTACATTGAGGAATTTCTCCTGCTTAACCACTGGGGATAGTATCATGGTAGCCTATAACAATAAGAAGTATTACATAGATATCATAGAATCAAAGCCTTCTAATGCGATAAGTATCATTGAGACAGATTGTGAGGTGGACTTTGCACCCCCTCTTGATTATAAGGAACCCGAAAGACTGGCGCCATCAGTGCCTACAAGCAAGGCTCCTGCTCCAG TTGAAGAGGCTGTGCCAGAACCAAAGTTCAACCCATTTACTGGTGCTGGGAGACGCTTGGATGGCAAGCCCTTGAAGAATCAGCCACCTCCAGTTTCATCCCCCACATCCAAAAACAAACAGGTAGGGGCAGCCAACAGTGGACCTCCAGCAGTGTCTACTTCACAAAGTACTCGTCAACCCCAGGGAAAGCTTGTGTTTGGATCAACTGTGAATCATGGtcaaaaagaaacccaaaaa CAATCTTCGAAGGACACAAAGCAAGAGCAGGTCCCAAAGAAAGAAGATCCAAAGTTTCAAGCATTCACAGGGAAGAAGTATTCATTGAAGGGGTGA
- the LOC122079284 gene encoding probable 1-acylglycerol-3-phosphate O-acyltransferase isoform X2 — protein MQPSHASEWKVPTTFIYGVHDWMNYQGAQEARKHMKVPCEIIRVPEAGHFVFIDNLAGFHSAVFYACRRFISPSATDYQSLPPDLISA, from the exons ATGCAGCCCTCACA TGCATCAGAGTGGAAAGTGCCAACCACCTTCATCTACGGCGTTCATGATTGGATGAATTACCAAGGGGCTCAGGAAGCTCGTAAGCATATGAAGGTCCCATGTGAAATCATAAGGGTTCccgag GCTGGTCACTTTGTATTCATAGACAACTTGGCAGGTTTCCACTCCGCTGTCTTTTACGCATGTCGCAGATTTATTTCCCCATCCGCCACTGATTATCAATCTCTTCCTCCAGACCTTATTTCTGCTTAA
- the LOC122079283 gene encoding probable LRR receptor-like serine/threonine-protein kinase At4g36180 codes for MAATATTTTTTTILLLFLTLISGLFSCYAQRSSLVLAEIEALTSFKLNLRDPLGVLTGWDSSTPSAPCDWRGILCYNGRVRELRLPRFQLSGSISDSLSNLQELRKLSLRSNHFNGSIPLSLFKCSQLRALFLQYNSFTGRLPQEIANLTDLQVFNVAQNLISGGIPADLPPSLRYFDLSSNSFSGEIPRNFSPSSQLQLLNLSFNLLTGGIPPTFGELTQLQYLWLDWNLLEGTVPSALANCSSLMHLSVQGNVLRGLIPAAIGALPRLQVLSLSHNNLSGPIPSSAFCNVSSYPPSLRIVQLGFNAFTSLVSPPEATFYSVLQVVDLQQNQINGVFPSWLLNVSTITMLDLSGNSFSGTLPFGIGNLLKLEELRVANNSLHGDIPSEIQKCSLLSILDLEGNHFTGEIPTLLGEIRGLKVLSLGGNSFSGPIPVSIGNLQELETLNLGRNNLTGYVPNEIIRLINLTTLDLGENRLSGEVPSNIGDLQGLLVLNLSANGFSGRIPTSIGSLLRLRILDLSRQNLSGELPLELSGLPNLQHIALEENALSGDVPEGFSSLLSLKYLNLSSNAFSGEIPATYGFLRSLTVLSLSSNHISGSIPTELCNCSDLEVLELHSDGLTGQIPAEISRLSNLRELDLSHNSLRGEIPVQISKCSSLSSLLLNNNHLSGSIPDSLSDLTNLTVLDLSVNNLGGMIPENLTALSSLRRFNVSRNNLEGQIPDMLGSRFHDPSAFALNRDLCGKPLNRTCENVIQANKKRKKRLILLIVVAIAGAIATALFCCCYIYSLLRWRRWLREGGGEKKRSPARASSGTGAAEGGRGSGDSGGNGGPKLVMFNNKFTYAETVEATRQFDEENVLSRGKYGLVFKACFQDGTVLSIRRLPDGSIDEGTFRKEAESLGKVKHRNLTVLRGYYAGPPDVRLLVYDYMPNGNLATLLQEASHQDGHVLNWPMRHLIALGVARGLAFLHTASMVHGDVKPQNVLFDADFEAHLSDFGLDRLTIATPAEASTSAIPVGTIGYVSPEAALTGQVTREADVYSFGIVLLELLTGRRPVMFTQDEDIVKWVKRQLQRGQISELLEPGLLEIDPESSEWEEFLLGVKVGLLCTAPDPLDRPSMADIVFMLEGCRVGPDIPSSADPTSQPSPA; via the coding sequence ATGGCTGCGACAGCTacaactactactactactactattctccttctcttcctgACCCTGATCTCTGGTTTATTTTCTTGCTACGCTCAAAGAAGCTCACTTGTTCTAGCAGAGATTGAAGCCCTTACATCTTTCAAGCTTAATCTCCGGGACCCTCTTGGTGTTTTAACTGGTTGGGATTCATCCACTCCTTCAGCCCCCTGTGACTGGCGTGGTATCCTCTGCTATAATGGCCGTGTTCGTGAGCTACGGTTACCTCGGTTCCAGCTCTCTGGGTCTATCTCTGATAGTCTTTCTAATCTGCAGGAGCTTCGCAAGCTTAGTCTGCGTTCCAACCACTTCAATGGCTCTatccctctttccctcttcaaATGCTCCCAACTGCGAGCCCTTTTCCTTCAGTACAACTCTTTCACTGGCCGTCTCCCACAAGAGATCGCTAACCTTACCGATCTTCAGGTCTTCAATGTAGCTCAGAACCTCATTTCCGGCGGAATCCCTGCTGACCTTCCTCCCAGTCTCCGGTACTTCGACCTCTCATCCAACTCCTTCTCCGGGGAGATCCCACGcaacttctctccctcttctcagcTTCAACTCCTCAACCTCTCCTTCAATCTCTTGACCGGAGGGATTCCACCAACCTTCGGAGAGCTCACGCAGCTACAGTATCTATGGCTGGACTGGAATCTGTTAGAGGGAACTGTGCCTTCGGCGCTTGCAAACTGTTCCTCGCTCATGCATTTGAGCGTTCAAGGCAATGTGCTTCGAGGTCTGATCCCAGCTGCTATCGGGGCGCTTCCAAGACTTCAAGTGCTTTCACTTTCACATAATAATCTCTCTGGTCCGATTCCATCTTCAGCTTTCTGCAATGTGTCTTCGTACCCTCCGTCGTTAAGGATTGTTCAGCTTGGGTTTAACGCATTCACGAGTCTTGTTTCTCCGCCGGAAGCCACATTTTACAGTGTTTTGCAGGTTGTCGATCTTCAACAGAATCAGATAAATGGCGTCTTCCCCTCGTGGTTGTTGAATGTGTCGACAATAACAATGCTTGATCTTTCCGGGAACTCATTCTCGGGCACACTACCATTTGGGATCGGTAACCTCTTGAAGTTGGAAGAGCTGAGAGTGGCAAATAATTCTCTTCACGGTGATATCCCCAGTGAGATTCAAAAATGCAGTTTGTTGAGCATTCTTGATCTTGAAGGGAACCATTTCACCGGCGAGATCCCAACACTTCTGGGAGAGATTAGGGGTTTGAAGGTTTTGTCCCTTGGGGGAAACTCTTTCTCGGGTCCCATTCCAGTGAGTATCGGAAATCTTCAGGAGCTAGAAACGCTGAATCTTGGACGTAATAACCTCACAGGGTACGTGCCAAATGAGATCATCCGGTTGATCAATCTTACTACATTGGACCTCGGTGAGAATAGATTATCTGGAGAAGTTCCTTCCAACATTGGGGATTTGCAGGGGCTGCTGGTTCTGAATTTGAGTGCTAATGGGTTTTCGGGGAGGATTCCAACAAGTATTGGATCCCTTTTGAGGCTGAGGATTTTGGATTTAAGCCGGCAGAATCTCTCCGGCGAGTTACCACTGGAACTTTCAGGCTTGCCTAATCTGCAACACATTGCTCTGGAAGAGAATGCATTATCTGGGGATGTTCCTGAAGGTTTCAGCAGCTTATTGAGTTTGAAATATCTGAACCTTTCGTCCAATGCCTTCTCTGGTGAGATTCCCGCAACCTATGGCTTTCTCAGATCATTAACAGTTCTCTCTCTATCCAGCAATCACATTTCCGGCTCGATTCCAACAGAGCTCTGTAACTGTTCTGATCTCGAGGTTCTTGAGCTCCATTCAGATGGTTTAACCGGTCAAATCCCAGCAGAAATCTCACGTCTTTCCAATTTGAGGGAGCTCGATTTGAGTCACAACAGTTTGAGGGGTGAAATCCCAGTTCAGATCTCCAAATGCTCTTCTCTAAGCTCACTGTTATTGAATAACAATCACCTCTCTGGTTCAATACCAGACTCGCTTTCAGACTTGACAAATCTGACCGTGCTGGACCTCTCTGTCAACAACTTGGGTGGAATGATACCAGAGAATCTCACCGCCCTCTCGAGCTTGAGACGCTTCAATGTGTCAAGAAACAACCTTGAAGGACAGATTCCAGATATGTTGGGTTCCAGGTTCCATGATCCTTCTGCATTTGCTTTAAACAGAGATTTATGCGGGAAACCATTAAATAGGACATGCGAGAATGTAATCCAAGCGaacaaaaagaggaagaagaggctgATCCTATTAATAGTTGTTGCCATTGCCGGAGCTATCGCTACAGCATTGTTTTGCTGCTGCTACATATACAGTCTCTTGCGGTGGCGGAGATGGCTCCGAGAGGGAGGTGGGGAGAAGAAAAGGAGCCCAGCTCGTGCGAGCTCTGGAACAGGAGCAGCAGAGGGAGGCCGTGGCAGCGGTGATAGTGGTGGGAATGGAGGGCCAAAGCTGGTGATGTTCAACAACAAATTCACATACGCAGAGACGGTTGAGGCGACGAGACAGTTCGACGAGGAGAATGTCTTGAGCAGGGGAAAGTACGGGCTTGTGTTCAAGGCTTGCTTCCAGGACGGTACTGTTCTTTCCATCCGTCGCCTTCCTGATGGATCCATTGACGAAGGGACATTCAGAAAGGAGGCAGAGTCGCTGGGGAAGGTGAAGCACAGGAACCTAACAGTTCTCCGAGGATACTACGCCGGCCCACCAGATGTCCGGCTACTCGTGTACGACTACATGCCTAACGGAAACCTAGCAACTCTGTTGCAGGAAGCATCACATCAGGACGGCCATGTCCTCAACTGGCCAATGCGGCATCTCATAGCTCTTGGAGTTGCCCGTGGACTAGCCTTCCTGCACACGGCATCTATGGTCCACGGTGATGTCAAGCCCCAGAATGTGCTCTTCGATGCCGATTTCGAAGCCCACTTATCCGATTTCGGGCTCGACCGTCTCACCATTGCCACTCCGGCAGAAGCTTCGACCTCTGCAATACCGGTGGGCACCATCGGGTATGTATCGCCTGAAGCGGCATTGACGGGGCAAGTGACCAGAGAAGCGGACGTGTACAGTTTTGGGATTGTGTTGCTGGAGCTATTGACAGGGAGACGGCCGGTGATGTTCACGCAGGATGAGGACATAgtgaaatgggtgaagaggcaGTTGCAGAGGGGTCAGATATCGGAGTTATTGGAGCCTGGATTACTGGAGATCGATCCGGAGTCTTCGGAGTGGGAGGAGTTCTTGTTGGGGGTGAAGGTGGGGTTGTTGTGTACCGCACCGGATCCTCTCGACCGGCCGTCAATGGCCGACATTGTTTTCATGCTTGAAGGATGCAGGGTTGGCCCTGATATTCCCTCTTCCGCCGATCCCACATCTCAGCCGTCGCCGGCTTGA
- the LOC122079284 gene encoding probable 1-acylglycerol-3-phosphate O-acyltransferase isoform X1, producing MCHGSASEWKVPTTFIYGVHDWMNYQGAQEARKHMKVPCEIIRVPEAGHFVFIDNLAGFHSAVFYACRRFISPSATDYQSLPPDLISA from the exons ATGTGTCATGGAAG TGCATCAGAGTGGAAAGTGCCAACCACCTTCATCTACGGCGTTCATGATTGGATGAATTACCAAGGGGCTCAGGAAGCTCGTAAGCATATGAAGGTCCCATGTGAAATCATAAGGGTTCccgag GCTGGTCACTTTGTATTCATAGACAACTTGGCAGGTTTCCACTCCGCTGTCTTTTACGCATGTCGCAGATTTATTTCCCCATCCGCCACTGATTATCAATCTCTTCCTCCAGACCTTATTTCTGCTTAA